From a single Candidatus Woesearchaeota archaeon genomic region:
- the trxB gene encoding thioredoxin-disulfide reductase produces the protein MEKVIILGNGIAGLTAAIYAARATLSPLVISGPQSGGQLTMTTEVENFPGFPEGVQGLELTEKAKAQAEKFGARFKEEIATKFEEHEGNYKITLSNKEELITESLIIATGASARWLGIESEKRYKGRGVGTCATCDGFFYRGKEVLVVGGGDSAMEESNFLTKFANKVTVIHRRDEFRASKIMQDRFFKNPKTDVIWNKEIHEILGDEQGVTGAKLKDTQTGEITEIKCDGVFLALGHIPNTNIFKDKIDLDEKGYLKTDRDMNTNLKGVFGAGDVQDIRFRQAITAAGSGCMAAMQVEKYLESKE, from the coding sequence ATGGAAAAAGTCATAATATTAGGAAATGGAATCGCAGGACTAACCGCGGCTATATACGCGGCGAGAGCAACACTCTCACCTTTAGTAATATCAGGCCCTCAAAGTGGAGGACAACTCACAATGACTACGGAAGTAGAGAATTTCCCAGGATTCCCTGAAGGAGTGCAAGGACTTGAGTTAACAGAGAAAGCAAAAGCTCAAGCAGAAAAATTCGGTGCGAGATTCAAAGAAGAAATAGCTACTAAATTTGAAGAACACGAAGGAAATTATAAAATAACATTGAGTAACAAAGAAGAATTAATAACCGAATCATTAATAATAGCCACGGGTGCGAGTGCTCGTTGGTTAGGTATAGAATCAGAAAAAAGATACAAAGGACGCGGTGTTGGAACTTGCGCTACTTGCGACGGATTCTTTTACAGAGGAAAAGAAGTCTTAGTAGTTGGAGGAGGAGACTCAGCGATGGAAGAATCAAATTTCTTAACAAAATTTGCAAATAAAGTAACAGTCATACATAGAAGGGATGAATTCAGAGCTAGCAAAATAATGCAGGATCGTTTCTTTAAGAATCCTAAAACAGATGTTATTTGGAATAAAGAAATACATGAAATACTAGGAGATGAACAAGGAGTTACAGGCGCGAAATTAAAAGATACACAAACAGGAGAAATAACAGAGATAAAATGTGACGGTGTATTCTTAGCTCTAGGTCATATTCCTAACACGAATATATTCAAAGATAAAATTGATTTGGATGAAAAAGGATATTTGAAAACAGATAGGGATATGAATACTAATCTTAAAGGTGTTTTCGGAGCAGGAGACGTGCAAGACATAAGATTCAGACAAGCAATAACAGCTGCGGGAAGCGGATGCATGGCAGCTATGCAAGTAGAAAAATATCTTGAAAGCAAAGAATAA
- a CDS encoding HAD-IB family phosphatase — protein MKKKGYLTAIISASSIDVARRVQRDHGVDYLFANELIIKNEKVSGEFLWPIGAGNEKKAEIIRKLCSNLRISTKEVIYIGDSEKDLEAFKEVGLSIAFNSTSKELKKVASIIINNDDLSNIITHIP, from the coding sequence GTGAAGAAAAAAGGATATTTAACCGCGATAATAAGCGCGTCTAGCATAGATGTTGCTAGAAGAGTACAAAGAGATCATGGCGTTGATTACTTGTTTGCTAATGAATTAATAATAAAAAATGAAAAAGTGTCTGGAGAATTTCTTTGGCCAATAGGAGCTGGCAACGAGAAAAAAGCTGAAATAATAAGAAAATTATGTTCTAATCTAAGAATATCCACTAAAGAAGTAATATACATAGGAGACAGTGAGAAAGACTTAGAAGCTTTCAAAGAAGTTGGTTTAAGCATAGCTTTTAATTCCACATCTAAAGAATTAAAAAAAGTAGCAAGTATAATAATAAATAATGATGATTTATCAAACATAATAACTCACATACCTTAA
- a CDS encoding DUF368 domain-containing protein, with amino-acid sequence MKKQQNNVLTRTLLFLKGALMGLFDLVPGISGGTMALVTGIYKELIQEINNFYKLIQSIIFVNKKKIKKTWRELNKEFLIILVIGVITGIIISVIVLSYFLNNYFAQTLGIITGIILIASVYLIKNNVTTTNTFIIGILGLLLGVILSIITPTAGHEFSYVQTFFLGTITITAMILPGISGALILLLLGGYEFMITALRNIHNDYFTISTFLLGALAGLGIFSRAIHHLLKKYHNETMAFLSCLMLGAITKPIIEITKTSKPEASIIFFALGTIITYLILKRKK; translated from the coding sequence ATGAAGAAACAACAAAATAATGTCTTAACTAGAACATTATTATTTTTGAAAGGAGCACTCATGGGTTTATTTGACTTAGTTCCTGGAATATCAGGAGGAACCATGGCCCTAGTAACAGGCATATACAAAGAATTAATACAGGAAATAAATAATTTCTATAAATTAATACAATCAATAATTTTTGTTAACAAGAAAAAAATAAAAAAAACATGGCGAGAACTAAACAAAGAATTCTTAATAATCTTAGTCATAGGTGTAATAACAGGAATAATTATCAGCGTGATAGTGTTGAGTTATTTTCTTAATAATTATTTTGCTCAAACACTAGGAATAATAACAGGAATAATACTAATAGCTAGTGTTTATTTAATCAAAAACAATGTTACAACAACAAACACATTCATTATAGGAATACTAGGCTTATTATTAGGAGTTATACTTTCTATAATAACTCCTACAGCGGGACACGAATTTAGTTACGTACAAACATTTTTCTTAGGAACAATAACAATTACTGCGATGATACTACCTGGAATATCAGGAGCTCTAATCCTCTTATTATTAGGAGGTTATGAATTCATGATAACCGCTTTAAGAAACATACACAATGATTATTTTACGATATCAACATTTTTATTAGGTGCACTAGCAGGATTAGGTATTTTTAGCAGAGCAATACATCATTTGTTAAAAAAATATCATAATGAAACAATGGCATTCTTATCTTGTTTAATGCTAGGAGCAATCACTAAGCCAATCATAGAAATAACAAAAACGTCTAAACCTGAAGCTTCAATAATTTTCTTCGCGTTAGGAACAATAATAACTTATTTAATTCTTAAAAGAAAAAAATAA
- a CDS encoding class I SAM-dependent methyltransferase translates to MKTYDDLAKFYFKRRQDKKRFDYNRDIEVPALIKMIGPIRGKSVLDIGCGFGDHALYLSKKNPKKFVGFDLSKELISLAKQLKIKNSEFFVADMNNKFKFKDSSFDVVFSALAIHYALNLDKLFKEVNRVLKKKGVFVFSTGHPIFNLLNQSENSLIGVRKTSGKRLIFGNYFDESFKINDLGSMGKLVLRNFTFETLIKTALKSGFELVDYVDAKPVVSSKKIDSDKYRLTNTLPSFILFKFKKK, encoded by the coding sequence ATGAAGACTTATGATGACTTAGCAAAATTCTATTTTAAGAGGCGTCAAGATAAAAAAAGGTTTGATTATAACAGAGACATAGAGGTTCCTGCTCTTATAAAAATGATTGGTCCGATCCGTGGAAAATCAGTTCTTGATATTGGTTGTGGATTCGGTGATCATGCGCTTTATTTGTCTAAGAAGAACCCTAAGAAATTTGTTGGCTTCGATTTGAGCAAGGAACTTATAAGCTTGGCTAAGCAATTAAAAATTAAGAATTCTGAGTTCTTCGTTGCTGATATGAATAATAAGTTTAAATTTAAAGACAGTAGTTTCGACGTGGTCTTCTCAGCTTTAGCTATTCATTACGCTTTGAATTTAGATAAACTATTCAAAGAAGTTAATCGCGTTTTGAAAAAGAAAGGAGTGTTTGTTTTCTCTACTGGGCATCCTATTTTTAATCTTCTTAATCAATCAGAGAATAGCTTAATAGGTGTTCGTAAAACCTCGGGTAAAAGATTAATTTTTGGTAATTACTTTGATGAATCTTTCAAGATTAACGATCTTGGTTCCATGGGTAAATTAGTTCTTCGTAATTTCACTTTTGAAACTCTTATTAAAACAGCTCTCAAATCAGGATTTGAATTAGTTGATTACGTAGATGCTAAACCTGTTGTTTCCTCTAAAAAAATTGATTCTGACAAGTACAGATTAACCAACACGCTTCCTAGCTTTATTCTATTCAAATTTAAAAAGAAATAA
- the endA gene encoding tRNA-intron lyase: MAKKKPAKKEEQEENFISNVTYELEGIEREEQEEEKSKRKPKIKSVFSNERIVTENSNEARELYNHSRFGSILENGQVQLSLHEALYLMEKNRVEVLDYRKKEMSFQEYFKKANKIEPNFWVRYAVFKDMRTRGYIVKTALKFGADFRIYDRGVKPGEDHARWVVYPVHEGTTLTWYEFAAKNRVAHSTKKRLMLAVVDDESDVTYWEVKWVRP; this comes from the coding sequence ATGGCAAAGAAAAAACCTGCGAAGAAAGAAGAACAAGAAGAGAACTTTATTAGTAATGTCACTTACGAATTAGAAGGCATAGAACGCGAAGAACAAGAAGAAGAAAAATCAAAGAGAAAACCCAAGATAAAATCAGTTTTTTCAAATGAAAGAATCGTGACAGAAAATAGTAACGAAGCCCGAGAATTATATAATCATAGCAGATTCGGTTCAATTCTAGAGAATGGACAAGTACAACTAAGTTTACATGAAGCTTTGTACTTGATGGAAAAGAATAGAGTGGAAGTTCTAGATTATAGAAAAAAAGAAATGAGTTTCCAAGAATACTTCAAAAAAGCAAACAAAATAGAACCTAATTTCTGGGTTAGATACGCTGTTTTTAAAGATATGAGAACTAGAGGATACATAGTTAAAACAGCTCTGAAATTCGGAGCGGATTTCAGAATATATGATAGAGGAGTAAAACCAGGAGAAGATCACGCCAGATGGGTTGTTTATCCTGTGCATGAAGGAACAACTCTTACTTGGTATGAATTCGCAGCGAAGAACAGAGTCGCGCATTCTACAAAGAAAAGATTAATGTTAGCAGTAGTAGATGACGAATCCGATGTTACTTATTGGGAAGTCAAATGGGTCCGACCATAA
- a CDS encoding mechanosensitive ion channel family protein has product MNFDLGEILSLNWWNNTVQDYVVATAIFIIVFALFKLFNYYLLNKLEKLAKKTKTEWDDLVIDFIKEIKWFFYFLLSVYIASQYLTVLPLISKIIYHATIVFAGFYVAKGISKAINHFIEIKIAENKDKKSKSSASLMNLLGLLAKIAIWTIALLMILSNAGIEITPLIASLGIGGIAIALALQSVLADLFGAFIIYFDKPFKEGDFIIVGSDMGVVKHIGIKSTRIQALQGQELVMSNTELVNSRVNNYKQMEKRRIVFGFGVKYDTGKVKLAKIKGIVNKIFEKIEGADLDRVHFKEFGDFSLNYEVVYYVKSSDYNQYMDIQESVNMNLYEEFEKAKIGFAFPTQTIELENYKK; this is encoded by the coding sequence ATGAATTTTGATTTGGGCGAAATACTATCTTTGAATTGGTGGAACAACACCGTGCAAGACTACGTAGTAGCTACTGCTATTTTCATAATTGTTTTTGCTTTATTTAAACTATTCAATTATTATTTACTTAATAAGTTAGAAAAATTAGCAAAGAAAACAAAAACTGAATGGGATGATTTAGTTATTGATTTCATAAAAGAAATTAAGTGGTTCTTTTATTTCTTGCTCTCAGTATACATAGCTTCTCAGTACTTAACAGTTTTACCTTTAATAAGTAAAATAATTTATCACGCAACTATTGTATTTGCTGGTTTCTATGTTGCTAAAGGAATATCTAAAGCCATTAATCATTTCATTGAGATAAAAATTGCAGAGAATAAAGATAAGAAATCTAAGAGTTCTGCTTCCTTGATGAATTTGTTAGGATTACTTGCAAAGATAGCTATTTGGACTATTGCTTTGTTAATGATTCTTTCTAATGCAGGAATAGAAATTACGCCTTTGATAGCTAGTTTAGGTATTGGAGGTATAGCTATTGCTTTAGCGTTACAATCAGTTCTTGCAGATTTATTTGGAGCTTTTATTATTTATTTTGATAAGCCTTTCAAAGAAGGAGATTTCATAATCGTAGGAAGCGATATGGGCGTTGTGAAACACATAGGTATAAAATCTACGAGGATTCAAGCTTTGCAAGGTCAAGAATTAGTTATGTCAAACACTGAATTAGTTAATTCAAGAGTTAATAATTATAAGCAAATGGAGAAGCGAAGAATCGTGTTTGGCTTCGGCGTGAAGTACGATACTGGTAAGGTTAAGTTAGCAAAGATTAAAGGAATAGTTAATAAGATATTTGAAAAAATTGAAGGAGCAGACCTTGACAGAGTTCACTTCAAAGAATTCGGTGATTTTAGTTTGAATTACGAAGTGGTTTATTACGTGAAGAGTAGCGATTATAATCAATACATGGATATCCAAGAAAGTGTTAATATGAATCTGTATGAAGAATTTGAAAAGGCAAAAATAGGATTCGCTTTTCCAACACAAACCATAGAGTTAGAGAACTACAAAAAATAA
- a CDS encoding site-specific integrase: MDGSKQLNIYPTRARAFKKEELLLKSEDISDANKELIMRFQDYLFSKNVSEVRVAKLSAQLRRLCDWIAELNINKDLSDLKYADLTRLIAYINCLESLAPATRSDYRRCLKQFLKWHKYEDERFYESDELLRRDLEKLYNYILKDVSVSYPEADIDPSTIINDEDIRLVIEKGTSSPKEKAFLDLLQETGARIGEFLNLRIKDVIFEKDHAKVLIPYGKTGSRQVFILRSIPTLRKYLEVHSLRENPDSFLWISDSPKTRNQPMMHSGTRKMVSKCFEKAGLKKRCNLHWFRHSRATILAPKLTEAVLCKYMGWSTGSKQVRRYVHPCVSQVEDAFLGMYDLTNGNKPKETTLKCVCGTVNPLEEKYCYRCYQPLRLETLMQEKEMLHSETNKSIQLLMEISKNPDLMAKFNEFNNTMNNNL, encoded by the coding sequence ATGGATGGAAGCAAACAACTGAACATATATCCAACGAGAGCTAGAGCATTCAAGAAGGAAGAATTGCTCTTAAAGAGTGAAGATATAAGTGATGCGAACAAGGAATTGATAATGCGGTTTCAAGACTACTTGTTTAGCAAGAACGTAAGCGAGGTTAGAGTGGCAAAGCTATCTGCACAGCTAAGAAGATTATGTGATTGGATAGCTGAGCTTAATATTAACAAAGATTTGTCTGACTTAAAATATGCTGACTTAACGAGACTGATTGCATACATAAATTGTTTAGAGTCTTTAGCGCCTGCAACTCGTTCTGATTATAGGCGATGCTTAAAACAGTTTTTGAAATGGCATAAATACGAAGATGAGCGATTCTATGAATCTGATGAATTACTACGCAGGGACCTTGAGAAGCTCTATAATTATATATTAAAAGATGTTAGTGTTTCATATCCTGAAGCAGACATAGATCCATCAACAATAATAAATGATGAAGACATACGTTTAGTAATAGAAAAAGGAACAAGCTCACCTAAAGAAAAAGCATTCCTGGATTTACTTCAAGAAACAGGCGCAAGAATAGGTGAGTTCTTGAACTTGCGTATTAAAGATGTTATTTTCGAAAAAGATCATGCTAAAGTCTTAATACCGTACGGTAAAACAGGATCAAGACAAGTGTTCATATTAAGAAGCATACCAACACTTAGAAAATACTTAGAGGTACATTCTCTAAGAGAAAATCCTGATAGCTTTTTGTGGATTTCTGATTCTCCAAAAACAAGGAATCAACCAATGATGCATAGCGGCACAAGAAAAATGGTTAGTAAGTGCTTTGAGAAAGCAGGCTTAAAGAAAAGATGTAACTTACACTGGTTTAGACATAGCAGAGCAACAATACTCGCACCAAAACTAACAGAAGCAGTTCTGTGCAAATACATGGGTTGGTCAACAGGGTCGAAGCAAGTACGAAGATATGTGCATCCGTGTGTGTCTCAAGTCGAAGATGCTTTTTTAGGTATGTATGACTTAACCAACGGTAATAAACCTAAAGAAACCACGTTAAAATGCGTGTGTGGGACAGTGAATCCTCTCGAAGAGAAATACTGCTATAGGTGTTATCAGCCACTGAGATTAGAAACGTTGATGCAAGAGAAAGAGATGCTACACTCCGAGACAAATAAGTCAATACAACTACTAATGGAAATAAGCAAGAACCCGGACCTAATGGCCAAATTCAACGAATTCAATAATACTATGAATAACAACCTCTAA
- a CDS encoding HIT family protein codes for MENCIFCKIVKNESPCWKIYEDKLVIAIFDIYPAIEGHILVIPKKHYKDIYDIPEDLISHISKICKKIALNIKKTIGVEAVNLIQGSGKYAQQDIFHFHMHVIPRRKNDDFKLHYEPKINIKQKFDDLLNKISSEKI; via the coding sequence ATGGAAAATTGCATATTTTGTAAGATTGTAAAAAATGAATCGCCTTGTTGGAAAATTTATGAAGATAAATTGGTGATAGCTATATTTGATATTTATCCTGCAATAGAAGGACATATCTTAGTTATTCCAAAAAAACATTATAAAGACATATATGACATTCCTGAAGATTTAATTAGCCATATCTCTAAAATTTGTAAAAAAATAGCCTTGAATATTAAAAAAACAATTGGTGTTGAAGCAGTTAATTTAATTCAAGGGAGTGGTAAATACGCACAGCAAGACATATTTCATTTTCATATGCACGTTATACCTAGAAGAAAAAATGATGACTTTAAATTACATTATGAACCAAAAATAAACATTAAGCAAAAATTCGATGACTTATTAAATAAAATAAGCTCTGAAAAAATTTAA
- a CDS encoding tryptophan--tRNA ligase, whose translation MMVKNFVNPYDVKGIVDYDKLIEEFGLKKIDDALLNRIKNITGDLHPMLSRKIFFAHRDLNWLFDEYEKGNKFFIYTGCGPSGPIHIGHILVWYFTKWLQEKFGVDVYFQFTDDEKFMYKNMTYDEIQYWLNENILDVIAVGFDPKKTHFIIDTKHAGLLYPEAIKVAKKITFSTIKASFGFNDSTNIGSIFFTSMQTVPAFLPSILKNKKIPCLIPHAVDQDPHFRITRDILPKLGHYKPSSIQCSFLPPLSGIDGKMSSSESIKGILTTDTFKEIKNKINKYAYSGGQETLEEHRLKGGNPEIDVSFQYLKYMFEGSDEKLLQIEKDYVSGKLLSGELKKITIEKITKFMSDHQERRELAKGKVSQFMLKH comes from the coding sequence ATTATGGTTAAAAACTTTGTGAATCCTTATGATGTTAAAGGTATTGTTGATTATGATAAATTGATTGAAGAATTTGGTTTAAAAAAAATCGATGACGCATTATTAAACAGAATAAAAAATATAACAGGAGATCTTCATCCTATGCTATCAAGAAAAATATTTTTTGCGCATAGAGATTTAAATTGGTTATTTGATGAGTATGAGAAAGGAAATAAATTTTTTATATATACTGGTTGTGGTCCTTCAGGACCTATACATATAGGACACATACTAGTGTGGTATTTTACTAAATGGCTTCAAGAAAAGTTCGGTGTAGATGTATATTTTCAATTTACAGATGATGAAAAATTTATGTATAAAAATATGACTTATGACGAAATTCAATATTGGTTAAATGAAAATATTCTTGACGTTATAGCTGTGGGATTCGATCCGAAAAAAACACATTTCATAATTGATACAAAACATGCAGGATTATTATATCCTGAAGCGATAAAGGTGGCTAAAAAAATTACTTTTTCAACAATAAAAGCAAGTTTTGGTTTTAATGATAGTACAAATATCGGTTCAATATTTTTTACATCTATGCAAACAGTTCCGGCTTTTTTACCAAGTATTTTGAAAAATAAAAAAATTCCTTGTTTAATTCCTCATGCTGTTGATCAAGATCCTCATTTTAGAATAACTAGAGATATTCTTCCGAAATTAGGACACTATAAGCCTTCAAGTATACAATGTTCATTTTTACCTCCGTTAAGTGGGATTGATGGAAAAATGAGTAGTTCTGAATCAATTAAAGGAATTTTGACAACAGACACATTTAAAGAAATAAAAAATAAAATAAACAAATATGCCTATTCAGGCGGTCAAGAAACTTTAGAAGAACACAGATTAAAAGGAGGAAATCCCGAAATCGATGTTTCATTTCAATATTTAAAATATATGTTTGAGGGATCAGATGAAAAACTTTTACAAATAGAAAAAGATTATGTTTCAGGGAAACTTTTATCTGGCGAATTAAAAAAAATTACTATAGAAAAAATTACAAAATTTATGTCTGATCATCAAGAAAGAAGAGAATTGGCAAAGGGAAAAGTTTCTCAATTCATGCTAAAACACTAA